The sequence AGCTGCTAGCACATGATGCTCATGTTACATAACAtgttatttgtttgtttgtgtttaaGAACCCATACATGTACTTTTTTAGGAAAAGAGCCTGCGGTTGTAGCGAGAGGCGGCTTCTCAGGACTTTTCCCAGAGTCAAGCGCCACTGCAAACGACTTGGCTATTAGTTCCAGCTCCCCTGATCTCACAATGTTGTGCAACCTTCAGTTGACAAAAGACGGTGCGGGCTTTTGCTTGTCTGATATCAGGCTTGACAATTCAACCACCATCTCCACCTTCTTACCCAAAGGCCAGAAGACCTACAAGGTCTATGGTCAAAACCTCAAAGGCTGGTTTGCTCTTGACTACTCTGCTGACACCATCTTCTCCAACGTCTCCcgtatgtctctctctctctctctttttctctcttcaACTGCTCCCCCACCACCACCATGCCTTTACATGTTCTGTGCTATTAAGCAGTTGTTCAAAACATCTTCTCTCGGCCCAGCATTTTCGACGGCCAGATGTCAATTGCAGCCGTGGAGGACGTCCTCGACGCCAAGCCTCCCAAGTTCTGGTTGAGCGTTCAGGTTTTTATCCCGCCTCTCTTTGATAATGAGTAACAAACCTTCTTGTTGAatctaataaacaaaataataaaaattgtgCAGTATGATGCATTCTACATGGAACACAAGTTAAGCCCAGCCGAGTACATTAGAAGCTTGCGTTTCAGTGGCATTAACGTCATCTCCTCTCCTGAGATCGGTTTCTTGAAGAGCATTGGGAAAGATGCACGCAGGGCCAAGACAAAGCTCATATTCGAGTTCAAAGACCCCGAGACAAACGAGCCTACCACCAACAAAAAGTACAGCGAGATCCTGCTGAACCTCGCAGCCATCAAGGCCTTTGCCACAGGCATTATTGTTCCCAAAGACTACATTTGGCCCATTGACTCGGCTAAGTACCTTAAGCCGCCAACCACCGTTGTAACTGATGCCCACAAAGCTGGTCTAGAGGTCTACGCTTCAGGTTTTGTCAATGATATGCTCACCAGTTATAACTACAGCTTTGATCCTTCCGCTGAGTATCTCCAGTTTGTGGACAATGGCCAGTTCTCTGTTGATGGCTTCATCTCTGATTTTCCGCCAACAGCATCACAAGCCATCTGTGAGATGATGATTTcctcacatatatatatatatgtctccTCAAAAAACTTGAAGCTAACGGCATACGATTCTGTTCTCTTGCAGCTTGCTTTGCTCACCAAAAGAGAGATACTCCCAAAATAGGCAAAACGTTGGTCATAACTCACAATGGTGCAAGTGGAGATTATCCAGGCTGCACTGATCTGGCTTATCAGAAGGCGGTGGACGATGGAGCAGATGTGATAGACTGTTCTGTCCAGATGACCAAAGATGGAATGGCTTTCTGCCTTGATTCTACAGACCTGATACCAACCACAACTGCAGCGACCACTCTCATGACCCGAGCCACCAGCGTTCCTGAGATCCAGTCCAAAAGTGGCATTTTCTCTTTTGATCTCACTTGGGCGGAGATCCAGTCTCTAAAGCGTAAGAAACTGGTTTCTATTTTAACAACTATTCTGAAACTATCAGCTAATAAGTTACTTCTCCAGCTCAAATTCAGAGCCCCTTCTTAGCTGCTGATGGATTCCCGAGAAACCCAAAAAACAAGAATGCAGGGAAGTTCATGACTCTCGCTGACTTCCTCAAGTTCAGTAAAGCAAAGGCAGTCACTGGAGTTCTCATCAACGTCCAGGTAAGTCTTTTTTCACTATTAACTCTTTAACTTACTCAAGGGCTCAAGGCATCTCCACTCACTAACGCCTTGGTTTGTTGACAGAATGCTGCTTATTTAGCATCAAAGAAAGGACTAGGAATCGTAGACGCAGTCAAGTCCGCTCTGACCAGTTCCAAACTTGACAAGAAGGTTTTGATTCAGTCAGATGACAGTTCTGTTCTTGACAGTTTTAAGGCTGTCCCTCAATACACTAGAGTATTGAGCATTGACAAGGAAATAGGCGATGCTCCCAAGCCAACCATTGAAGAAATCAAGAAGCATGCAGATGCAGTCAATGTCTTGAGAAGTTCTCTTGTCACCATCTCCCAAAGCTTCGCCACAGGGAAGACTAAAGTAGTGGAGGCAATGCACAAGGGGAATATCTCTGTTTACGTCTCGGTGCTGAGAAACGAGTACCTCTCCATAACGTTCGATTACTTCTCTGATCCTACGGTAGAGCTTGCCACGTTCATTGCAGGGAATGGCGTTGATGGAGTCATCACGGAGTTCCCTGCTACAGCCACCAGATACTTGAGTAAGTTCTAAACCTGTACAAAGATCATGAAACAACAATCAAGACAAGGCTGGTAATATATATACTTGATGCAAACGCAGGGAGTCCATGCTCAGATTTATACAGAGAGCTGTCCTTTGCGATATTACCTGCAAAGGCAGGGACTCTAGTATCCGTGGCATCCAAGGAAGCACAGCCACCAGCTAGTGCCCCAAACCCACCTCTTGACGCTAAAGACGTGATTGATCCGCCTCTGCCCCCCGTTGCAAACTTGGCCACCAACAATGCCAGTGGAGGAGCTCCGCCAGCTTCTCTTCGTTCAGGCACCATAACCACCACTGCTAATCTCAGCCTTTCCTTGATGGCGATGCTGGCCTTGGGACTACTCCTCTGCGCTGGTGCCTGATAAAGATAGAAGCACATTTTGTAATATCTTCCTCTCAGCGTAGCAGTAGTCCACACCCTTCTCGTTAACACACTAATGCCATGTCTGTATCATATTTTACCACAATATACAAACATATGTATAGACCACACACACATGCACACTGCGATTAAAGGTCTGAACAAGCCTTTTTAATTGTGTAGGACTATTGATTAGATCATAGATTGTAATAATCTATCAATAGAATTTTCTCCTTTTTGTTTTCCCGACTTACCTTGTCTACCACACTTCATGCAGCTGCAAAAGACATCATTAATTATCAAATCACATGTTACAACTCACATGTATGctgtatttgtgttttattgcT comes from Brassica rapa cultivar Chiifu-401-42 chromosome A02, CAAS_Brap_v3.01, whole genome shotgun sequence and encodes:
- the LOC103851655 gene encoding glycerophosphodiester phosphodiesterase GDPDL6-like; amino-acid sequence: MLRFLILFSLLIHSCVAPPKTKAAAGALPAKKWLTLSGKEPAVVARGGFSGLFPESSATANDLAISSSSPDLTMLCNLQLTKDGAGFCLSDIRLDNSTTISTFLPKGQKTYKVYGQNLKGWFALDYSADTIFSNVSLVQNIFSRPSIFDGQMSIAAVEDVLDAKPPKFWLSVQYDAFYMEHKLSPAEYIRSLRFSGINVISSPEIGFLKSIGKDARRAKTKLIFEFKDPETNEPTTNKKYSEILLNLAAIKAFATGIIVPKDYIWPIDSAKYLKPPTTVVTDAHKAGLEVYASGFVNDMLTSYNYSFDPSAEYLQFVDNGQFSVDGFISDFPPTASQAISCFAHQKRDTPKIGKTLVITHNGASGDYPGCTDLAYQKAVDDGADVIDCSVQMTKDGMAFCLDSTDLIPTTTAATTLMTRATSVPEIQSKSGIFSFDLTWAEIQSLKPQIQSPFLAADGFPRNPKNKNAGKFMTLADFLKFSKAKAVTGVLINVQNAAYLASKKGLGIVDAVKSALTSSKLDKKVLIQSDDSSVLDSFKAVPQYTRVLSIDKEIGDAPKPTIEEIKKHADAVNVLRSSLVTISQSFATGKTKVVEAMHKGNISVYVSVLRNEYLSITFDYFSDPTVELATFIAGNGVDGVITEFPATATRYLRSPCSDLYRELSFAILPAKAGTLVSVASKEAQPPASAPNPPLDAKDVIDPPLPPVANLATNNASGGAPPASLRSGTITTTANLSLSLMAMLALGLLLCAGA